A portion of the Bacillus sp. es.034 genome contains these proteins:
- a CDS encoding diacylglycerol kinase — translation MKRARIIYNPTSGRELFKKHLAEVLIKLEQAGYETSVHATICEGDATEAARIAVERKYDIVVAAGGDGTLNEVVNGLAEQDYRPKLGIVPMGTTNDFARALHIPKDISSAIDVITKGETIPVDIGRMNDRYFINIAGGGRITELTYEVPSKLKTMMGQLAYYLKGIEMLPSIKPTDVSIEYDGKLFEGQAMLFLIGLTNSVGGFEKLAPDASINDGLFSLLILKKTNLAEFIRIASLAVRGEHVNDPNVIYTQANRIKIKAKEKVQLNVDGELGGVLPAEFENLYRHLQVFVPLDKIRPEDKAE, via the coding sequence ATGAAACGAGCAAGAATTATATACAATCCGACTTCGGGGCGGGAGCTTTTTAAAAAACACCTCGCTGAAGTATTAATCAAATTGGAGCAGGCCGGATATGAAACATCTGTTCACGCCACCATTTGTGAAGGGGATGCGACCGAAGCGGCACGAATCGCTGTTGAACGCAAATATGATATCGTCGTCGCTGCAGGTGGAGACGGTACGTTAAATGAAGTCGTCAACGGATTAGCAGAACAGGACTACCGGCCGAAACTTGGGATTGTTCCGATGGGGACAACGAATGACTTCGCCCGCGCCCTGCACATTCCAAAGGATATCAGCTCGGCCATTGATGTGATTACGAAGGGTGAAACGATCCCAGTCGATATCGGACGCATGAATGACCGCTATTTCATCAATATCGCCGGTGGGGGAAGAATCACGGAATTGACCTATGAAGTACCGAGTAAGCTTAAAACCATGATGGGGCAGCTTGCTTATTATCTGAAGGGCATTGAAATGCTTCCTTCCATTAAACCGACGGATGTATCGATCGAATATGATGGAAAGCTGTTTGAGGGACAAGCGATGCTTTTCCTCATCGGATTGACCAATTCGGTCGGCGGCTTTGAGAAACTGGCTCCAGATGCTTCGATCAATGACGGTTTATTTTCACTCCTGATTCTGAAGAAGACGAATCTGGCAGAATTTATCCGCATTGCATCCCTGGCAGTACGTGGAGAGCATGTGAACGATCCGAACGTCATTTACACACAAGCGAATCGGATCAAGATCAAGGCGAAAGAAAAGGTGCAGCTGAATGTGGACGGCGAGCTTGGAGGGGTCCTTCCAGCCGAATTCGAGAACCTGTACCGTCATCTGCAAGTCTTCGTCCCACTTGATAAGATCCGGCCGGAAGATAAAGCAGAATGA
- a CDS encoding arylamine N-acetyltransferase, translating into MEAVKKYVNYLNMDIEPPTLNYLQRLIQQHLIRIPYETFSKFYYFSQGGSFVPSLETFAENLHLKGWGGTCFTLNINFGSLLKKLGFHCQFVRVNPGHLGLMISIDNRKLYVDVGYGSPIMKPVELEARQKHLLHGFGEEIIFTQKDIREFEVDRRSNGKTFVKKTIEWIPLEEEDLETDIQASYLDSDDNITMRRITAVRFQGNQCYFLRNRTLKVMTYRNIREYQMKDLGKWKDIIGEVYHFDMKSLEESIRFLQKRNIHLFP; encoded by the coding sequence TTGGAAGCAGTAAAAAAATATGTGAACTATTTAAATATGGATATAGAGCCTCCTACGTTGAACTACTTACAGCGCTTGATCCAGCAGCATTTAATACGGATTCCCTATGAGACGTTCAGTAAATTTTATTATTTCTCACAGGGGGGATCCTTCGTCCCTTCGTTAGAGACATTTGCAGAAAATCTCCATCTGAAAGGGTGGGGAGGAACATGCTTTACGCTGAATATTAATTTCGGAAGTCTGTTAAAAAAACTAGGTTTCCATTGTCAATTTGTCAGAGTGAACCCGGGACACCTGGGACTGATGATCTCGATTGATAACCGTAAGCTGTATGTTGATGTCGGTTATGGTTCTCCCATCATGAAGCCTGTCGAGCTTGAGGCGAGACAGAAGCATCTTCTTCACGGCTTTGGGGAAGAAATCATTTTTACCCAGAAGGACATCCGGGAGTTCGAAGTCGATCGGCGTTCAAACGGGAAGACGTTTGTGAAAAAGACCATCGAGTGGATACCGCTTGAAGAAGAAGATTTGGAGACGGATATTCAGGCATCCTATCTGGATTCCGATGACAACATCACCATGAGAAGAATCACGGCCGTCCGCTTCCAGGGGAATCAGTGCTATTTCCTCCGAAACCGGACGTTGAAGGTCATGACCTACCGAAATATCCGAGAGTATCAAATGAAGGATCTGGGTAAGTGGAAAGACATCATTGGTGAAGTCTATCATTTTGATATGAAGTCCCTGGAAGAATCCATCCGATTTTTGCAAAAACGGAACATACATCTATTCCCATAA
- a CDS encoding class I SAM-dependent methyltransferase: MEVNFGNVTSRYAASCDDIPHQFFDTLKVRGIVWEGRKVAEIGSGTGALTRKLHKRGAEVIGVEPSIELRKTAKALESRQYLEIPYLTGTAESTNLPDHYYDITMSHRSWHLFDRPKAILEMKRILKEKGTFIVSDSSFLPNQEVVKDTMTFLHEYIGETPEEKADAGNQVNGFPVEWLLEWQQADFTIKDFYTFYYMVDFTIQSWCERVGSLSLLSHLEDTEKEGLLQSLHTFLSRRHDSLQEFTLQHQFTVCLMKK; this comes from the coding sequence ATGGAAGTGAATTTTGGTAATGTGACCTCCCGTTATGCTGCGTCTTGTGATGATATTCCGCATCAATTTTTTGATACGTTGAAGGTAAGGGGAATTGTGTGGGAAGGAAGGAAAGTGGCTGAAATTGGTTCAGGTACAGGAGCCTTGACAAGAAAGCTTCATAAGCGTGGAGCCGAAGTGATCGGAGTCGAACCTTCCATTGAACTGAGGAAAACGGCCAAGGCATTGGAAAGCAGGCAATACCTCGAGATCCCTTATCTGACCGGCACTGCAGAATCAACGAATCTGCCAGACCACTATTACGATATCACAATGAGTCATAGAAGCTGGCATTTATTCGATCGCCCGAAAGCGATACTTGAAATGAAGCGGATACTGAAGGAGAAAGGAACGTTCATTGTCAGCGATTCAAGCTTCCTTCCGAATCAGGAAGTCGTGAAGGATACGATGACGTTTTTACATGAATATATCGGTGAAACCCCGGAAGAGAAAGCTGATGCGGGCAATCAAGTGAATGGATTTCCCGTGGAATGGTTGTTAGAATGGCAGCAAGCAGACTTTACGATCAAAGATTTTTATACATTTTACTATATGGTCGATTTCACCATACAGTCCTGGTGCGAGCGCGTAGGATCCCTTTCCTTGCTCTCTCATTTAGAGGATACGGAGAAAGAAGGATTACTGCAATCATTACATACCTTCTTATCCAGACGTCACGATTCCCTCCAAGAGTTTACTCTTCAGCACCAGTTTACAGTCTGCCTGATGAAAAAGTAG
- a CDS encoding helix-turn-helix transcriptional regulator, translating into MIHQKTNTIVIEALNKFPHKIHIKLGEILRERGLTQGDLHRLTGLRVATINELVNFKKKSLTVAHLVSIMIALRITDIRDLIEIEFDQEVQDYFNEENKRMKNGFTPDLTKTAEQNVKRIAAGANN; encoded by the coding sequence ATGATTCACCAAAAGACAAATACAATTGTTATAGAAGCGCTAAATAAATTTCCCCATAAAATTCACATTAAATTGGGAGAAATCCTGCGCGAACGAGGATTGACTCAAGGCGATCTTCACCGCTTAACAGGATTAAGAGTGGCTACGATCAATGAGCTAGTGAATTTCAAGAAGAAATCCTTAACAGTGGCTCACCTTGTATCCATTATGATCGCCCTCAGAATTACAGACATTCGTGATCTAATTGAAATAGAATTCGACCAGGAAGTCCAAGACTACTTCAACGAAGAAAACAAGCGGATGAAAAACGGATTCACCCCGGACCTCACGAAAACCGCCGAACAAAACGTAAAGCGGATCGCAGCCGGAGCCAACAACTAA
- a CDS encoding thioredoxin family protein, protein MNLEQWFDKGMTPEEYIENMSVHKENTEAVRKGFKIPREDVEVLNQLGEQSLRVIAITEDWCGDAMLNIPILLTVAEAANLDVRMIMRDENLELMDQYLTNGTSRAIPIFIFIDKEGKEKLVWGPRAPMVKKIVDDERAKLPPRDHELFPEKQKEMIQRLTSQYIKDRGVWQEVYESLKTSLVQNVLM, encoded by the coding sequence ATGAACTTGGAACAATGGTTTGATAAAGGAATGACACCGGAAGAATACATAGAAAATATGAGTGTTCATAAAGAAAATACAGAAGCCGTCCGAAAGGGCTTTAAGATTCCGAGAGAAGACGTAGAGGTGTTGAATCAACTGGGAGAGCAATCTTTACGGGTGATTGCCATTACGGAGGATTGGTGCGGTGACGCCATGCTGAACATCCCGATCCTTCTTACTGTTGCGGAGGCGGCCAATCTGGACGTTCGCATGATTATGAGGGACGAAAATCTTGAACTGATGGATCAATATCTGACCAATGGAACGTCGAGGGCCATTCCGATCTTCATTTTTATTGATAAGGAAGGAAAGGAGAAGCTGGTGTGGGGGCCGAGAGCTCCCATGGTGAAAAAAATTGTCGATGATGAGCGGGCGAAGCTTCCCCCGAGGGATCATGAACTGTTCCCGGAAAAGCAGAAAGAGATGATCCAGCGCTTGACCTCTCAATACATCAAGGATAGAGGGGTCTGGCAGGAAGTCTACGAAAGCTTGAAGACGAGCCTCGTTCAAAATGTATTGATGTAA
- a CDS encoding DUF4257 domain-containing protein, whose amino-acid sequence MSLFEVILLPMLMGGIGGLGHILVFKNGHFTFPRKFIDDQGEKHYLFGSTKDIIIGVLAGYLSVLPVVDTVPIWYVIYISLLSGIGGSSVITRKIEQNLAATKASYIQELSHYQLEPTSKGGSPNHNEVKPVGEVEEKKNQG is encoded by the coding sequence ATGTCCTTATTCGAAGTGATCTTGTTGCCAATGTTGATGGGTGGTATTGGGGGCTTAGGACATATTCTGGTTTTCAAAAACGGTCATTTCACTTTTCCGCGAAAATTTATTGATGACCAGGGTGAGAAACATTATCTTTTTGGCTCAACGAAGGATATTATCATAGGCGTTCTGGCAGGGTATCTGTCCGTGTTACCGGTGGTTGATACAGTCCCGATCTGGTATGTGATCTATATCAGTTTATTATCAGGAATCGGGGGAAGTTCCGTCATCACACGAAAAATCGAACAAAATTTAGCAGCGACCAAAGCATCCTATATTCAAGAGCTATCTCATTATCAGCTCGAACCGACCTCTAAGGGAGGATCTCCAAATCATAATGAGGTGAAACCTGTTGGCGAAGTGGAAGAAAAAAAGAATCAAGGTTGA
- a CDS encoding M4 family metallopeptidase, whose protein sequence is MKKKVVALGLTAGLMMSPVLTQEAFGASSVSEKVNFNSQMGTPQFISGQLTKASSKAPETVVFDYLTDKQKTFKFKGDSKLSFKVVEKQKDDLGFTYLRIQQVYKGTPVYGSVLTAHVNKEGVLTALSGIPAANLDEKQNLKQTKKLSKKEAVSSAEKDLVKAVGSQPDYEYAPKSESVIYVKDGEAHYAYLVNYNFLAPEPGNWNYFVDAVTGDILAKVNEIHEAGKGAGKPGGGGGATGGTDTVGSGKGVLGDTKSLNTYLSSSTYYLQDRTRGNGIFTYDGSNRTRLPGSLWADSDNLFNASYDAAAVDAHYYAGTTYDYYKNTHNRNSYDGNGAALKSTVHYGRNYNNAFWNGQQMVYGDGDGSTFVSLSGGLDVIAHELTHAVTDTTADLIYQNESGAINESMSDIFGTLVEYDANNNPDWEIGEDIYTPNKSGDALRSMSDPAKYGDPDHYSVRYTGTQDNGGVHINSGIGNKAAYLLSQGGTHYGVKVTGIGTAKTGKIYYRALTQYLTPSSNYSQLRSAAVQSATDLYGAGSAEVASVNAAYSAVGVN, encoded by the coding sequence TTGAAGAAAAAAGTCGTTGCATTAGGATTAACAGCAGGATTAATGATGAGTCCGGTATTGACACAAGAAGCGTTTGGGGCTTCAAGTGTCAGTGAGAAAGTGAATTTCAATTCACAGATGGGGACTCCGCAATTTATTTCGGGTCAATTAACAAAGGCATCTTCAAAGGCTCCGGAAACTGTAGTATTTGATTATTTAACAGACAAACAAAAGACGTTCAAGTTTAAAGGTGATTCAAAATTATCATTCAAAGTAGTAGAAAAGCAGAAAGATGATTTAGGATTTACATACCTTCGCATCCAGCAGGTGTATAAGGGAACTCCGGTTTATGGATCTGTTCTGACTGCTCACGTAAATAAAGAAGGAGTTCTCACAGCGTTATCGGGAATACCTGCAGCGAACCTGGATGAGAAACAAAACCTGAAACAAACGAAGAAACTATCTAAAAAAGAAGCCGTTTCATCAGCTGAAAAGGATCTGGTTAAGGCAGTGGGCAGCCAGCCTGATTACGAATACGCCCCTAAATCCGAATCAGTGATTTATGTGAAAGATGGAGAAGCACATTATGCCTATCTCGTAAACTATAATTTTCTGGCACCAGAGCCTGGGAACTGGAATTATTTCGTGGATGCTGTCACAGGCGATATCCTTGCCAAGGTGAATGAAATTCATGAAGCAGGTAAAGGAGCCGGTAAGCCAGGCGGCGGTGGAGGTGCAACCGGAGGAACGGACACGGTCGGCTCCGGTAAAGGAGTGTTGGGTGATACCAAATCACTGAATACGTACCTTTCTTCATCTACTTATTACTTACAAGATCGCACGAGAGGGAATGGTATCTTCACTTATGATGGATCAAACCGTACCCGTCTTCCCGGCTCACTGTGGGCAGACAGCGATAATCTATTCAACGCAAGTTACGACGCAGCTGCAGTAGATGCACATTATTATGCAGGAACGACGTATGATTATTACAAGAATACTCATAACCGAAATAGCTATGACGGAAATGGAGCAGCCTTGAAATCGACTGTCCATTACGGTAGAAACTATAATAACGCATTTTGGAATGGTCAGCAGATGGTATACGGTGATGGAGATGGATCAACGTTTGTATCATTATCCGGAGGACTTGATGTCATTGCCCATGAGCTGACACATGCCGTGACGGATACGACAGCCGATCTCATCTATCAAAATGAATCAGGGGCCATCAATGAATCCATGTCCGATATTTTTGGAACATTGGTAGAGTATGACGCAAATAACAATCCGGATTGGGAGATCGGAGAAGATATTTACACACCAAATAAGAGTGGGGATGCTCTTCGTTCCATGTCTGATCCGGCGAAATACGGTGATCCCGACCATTATTCAGTAAGATACACAGGAACGCAGGATAACGGCGGAGTTCATATCAACAGCGGAATCGGAAATAAGGCGGCTTACTTGTTAAGTCAAGGTGGTACACACTATGGGGTGAAGGTGACGGGAATCGGAACGGCCAAGACCGGTAAGATCTATTATCGTGCCCTGACTCAATACTTGACACCATCATCAAACTACAGCCAGCTGCGTTCGGCGGCGGTTCAGTCAGCAACGGATTTATATGGTGCAGGAAGTGCTGAAGTGGCAAGTGTGAATGCTGCGTATAGTGCGGTAGGCGTCAACTAA
- the gatB gene encoding Asp-tRNA(Asn)/Glu-tRNA(Gln) amidotransferase subunit GatB, whose translation MNFEPVIGLEVHVELKTDSKMFSPAPNHFGAEPNTNTNVIDLGYPGVLPVVNKRAIEFGMKAAIALNCEIATDTKFDRKNYFYPDNPKAYQISQFDKPIGENGWIEIEVNGEKKRIGITRLHLEEDAGKLTHSGDGYSLVDYNRQGTPLIEIVSEPDIRTPEEAYAYLEKLKSIIQYTGVSDCKMEEGSLRCDANISLRPIGQEKFGTKAELKNLNSFNFVKKGLEYEIVRQEKVLLSGGMIQQETLRFDESTGKTILMRVKEGSDDYRYFPEPDLLNLHIDQEWMDRIRAEIPELPDERKKRYVEEMGLPAYDAMVLTLTKEMSDFFQDTVEAGADAKLASNWLMGEVSAYLNAQQKELEDVKLTPQGLAGMIELIEKGTISSKIAKKVFKELVENGGDPEQIVKDKGLVQISDEGALLKIVTETLDANPQSIEDYKNGKDRAIGFLVGQIMKATKGQANPPLVNKLLLQEIQKR comes from the coding sequence ATGAACTTTGAACCAGTAATCGGACTAGAAGTCCACGTAGAATTAAAAACGGACAGTAAGATGTTTTCTCCTGCACCGAACCATTTCGGAGCGGAGCCGAATACAAATACGAACGTGATCGACCTTGGATACCCTGGTGTTCTTCCGGTCGTTAACAAACGTGCCATTGAGTTCGGTATGAAAGCTGCGATCGCATTGAACTGTGAAATCGCCACGGATACAAAGTTTGACCGTAAAAACTATTTCTATCCTGATAATCCGAAAGCGTACCAGATTTCTCAATTTGATAAGCCAATCGGTGAGAATGGCTGGATCGAGATTGAAGTGAACGGTGAGAAGAAACGCATCGGGATCACTCGTCTTCATCTGGAAGAAGATGCAGGGAAACTGACTCACTCAGGTGACGGCTATTCCCTTGTCGACTATAACCGTCAAGGAACACCTCTGATCGAGATCGTATCCGAGCCGGATATCCGTACTCCTGAAGAAGCGTATGCGTACCTTGAGAAGCTGAAATCGATCATTCAATATACAGGGGTTTCAGACTGTAAGATGGAAGAAGGATCCCTTCGTTGTGACGCCAATATTTCCCTCCGCCCAATCGGTCAGGAGAAGTTCGGAACGAAAGCCGAGCTTAAAAACCTGAACTCTTTTAACTTTGTTAAAAAAGGATTGGAATACGAAATCGTCCGTCAGGAAAAGGTGCTATTATCAGGTGGGATGATCCAGCAGGAAACCCTCCGTTTCGATGAATCGACGGGTAAAACGATCCTTATGCGCGTGAAGGAAGGATCGGATGATTACCGTTACTTCCCTGAACCGGATTTACTGAACCTCCACATCGATCAAGAGTGGATGGACCGCATCCGTGCAGAGATCCCCGAGCTTCCGGATGAGCGTAAAAAGCGCTATGTAGAAGAGATGGGCTTACCTGCGTATGATGCCATGGTTTTGACATTGACGAAGGAAATGTCTGATTTCTTCCAAGATACCGTTGAAGCGGGTGCAGATGCGAAGCTTGCTTCCAACTGGCTGATGGGTGAGGTGTCAGCGTACCTGAATGCCCAGCAGAAGGAACTGGAAGATGTTAAGCTGACTCCTCAAGGACTCGCAGGCATGATCGAGTTGATTGAAAAAGGAACGATTTCTTCTAAGATCGCGAAGAAAGTGTTCAAGGAATTAGTGGAAAACGGTGGAGATCCTGAGCAGATCGTCAAAGACAAAGGCCTTGTTCAAATTTCTGATGAAGGTGCACTACTCAAGATCGTCACGGAAACGCTGGATGCGAATCCGCAATCCATCGAAGATTACAAGAACGGGAAAGACCGCGCCATCGGCTTCCTTGTCGGTCAAATCATGAAAGCGACAAAAGGCCAGGCCAACCCGCCGCTTGTAAACAAATTATTACTTCAAGAAATTCAAAAACGTTAA
- the gatA gene encoding Asp-tRNA(Asn)/Glu-tRNA(Gln) amidotransferase subunit GatA encodes MSLFDHKLSELHELLHKKEVSVTDLVDESYKRIDAVEDKVKAFLTLDEENARSKAKEMDSKLGTDESKGLLFGMPIGIKDNIVTKGLRTTCASKILENFNPIYDATVINKLHSADTITIGKLNMDEFAMGSSTENSGFQKTSNPWNLETVPGGSSGGSAASVAAGEVPFSLGSDTGGSIRQPAAFTGTVGLKPTYGRVSRFGLVAFASSLDQIGPITRNVEDNAYLLQAIAGLDPNDSTSANVEVPNYAEALTGDVKGLKIAVPKEYLGEGVGEEARQSVLASLKVLEGMGATWEEVSLPHSKFGVSTYYLLASSEASANLARFDGVRYGYRTPNAENLLDLYKKTRAEGFGDEVKRRIMLGTFALSSGYYDAYYKKAQQARTLIKKDFEDVFAKYDVIIGPTTPTPAFKIGEKIDDPLTMYANDILTIPVNLAGVPGISVPCGFSSTGLPLGLQIIGKHFDESTIYRVAHAFEQATDFHTKRPQL; translated from the coding sequence ATGTCATTATTTGACCATAAATTATCAGAGCTTCATGAGCTTTTACATAAGAAAGAAGTTTCTGTCACAGACCTGGTAGACGAGTCGTACAAACGAATCGATGCCGTGGAAGATAAAGTGAAGGCATTTTTAACATTGGATGAAGAGAATGCCCGCAGCAAAGCGAAGGAAATGGATTCCAAGCTTGGTACGGATGAAAGTAAAGGCCTTCTTTTCGGAATGCCGATCGGGATCAAAGATAATATCGTTACAAAGGGTCTTCGCACAACCTGTGCAAGTAAAATCCTTGAAAACTTCAATCCGATTTATGATGCGACCGTCATCAATAAATTACATAGTGCCGATACGATTACGATCGGTAAATTGAATATGGATGAGTTTGCGATGGGTTCGTCTACTGAGAACTCCGGTTTCCAAAAGACAAGCAACCCATGGAATCTTGAAACGGTCCCAGGTGGATCTTCAGGTGGATCGGCAGCTTCTGTTGCAGCTGGGGAAGTTCCTTTTTCACTTGGTTCAGATACAGGTGGATCGATTCGCCAGCCGGCAGCATTCACGGGTACGGTCGGATTAAAACCGACTTACGGACGTGTATCCCGTTTCGGTCTAGTAGCGTTTGCTTCATCTCTAGACCAAATCGGACCAATCACTCGTAACGTTGAGGATAACGCGTACTTGCTGCAAGCCATCGCAGGACTCGATCCGAATGACTCGACTTCAGCTAATGTGGAGGTTCCGAATTATGCAGAAGCTCTTACTGGTGATGTGAAAGGCTTGAAAATCGCTGTGCCGAAAGAATATTTAGGTGAAGGTGTCGGGGAAGAAGCCCGTCAATCTGTTCTTGCTTCACTGAAAGTGTTGGAAGGCATGGGCGCGACGTGGGAAGAGGTTTCCCTTCCTCATTCTAAATTCGGTGTGTCAACGTACTACTTATTAGCATCTTCTGAAGCATCTGCCAATCTTGCACGCTTCGATGGTGTTCGTTACGGCTACCGTACGCCGAACGCAGAGAACCTTCTTGATCTTTACAAGAAGACACGTGCAGAAGGCTTCGGGGACGAAGTGAAGCGTCGTATCATGCTTGGAACGTTTGCATTAAGCTCAGGTTACTACGATGCTTATTACAAAAAAGCACAGCAGGCCCGTACGCTGATCAAGAAAGACTTTGAAGATGTATTTGCGAAATACGATGTTATTATTGGACCGACAACACCGACTCCTGCTTTCAAAATCGGTGAAAAGATCGATGATCCATTAACGATGTATGCGAACGATATTTTAACGATTCCAGTAAACCTTGCAGGCGTGCCGGGAATCTCGGTTCCTTGTGGATTCTCTTCAACAGGACTGCCCCTTGGACTGCAAATCATCGGGAAGCATTTTGACGAAAGCACGATTTATCGCGTAGCTCATGCATTCGAGCAGGCTACAGATTTCCATACAAAAAGACCACAACTGTAA
- the gatC gene encoding Asp-tRNA(Asn)/Glu-tRNA(Gln) amidotransferase subunit GatC, producing the protein MSRISEEQVKHVAHLARLAITEDEAKKFTTQLDAIIGFAEQLNELDTSNVEATSHVLDMKNVMREDKPVEGLPREEVLKNAPDKQDGQVRVPSILD; encoded by the coding sequence ATGTCTAGAATTTCTGAAGAGCAGGTAAAGCATGTTGCACACCTTGCACGACTAGCCATCACAGAGGATGAAGCGAAGAAGTTTACGACTCAGCTGGATGCGATTATCGGGTTTGCCGAGCAGCTGAATGAATTGGATACTTCAAATGTGGAAGCAACGAGTCATGTACTGGATATGAAGAACGTGATGCGTGAAGATAAGCCTGTTGAAGGACTGCCGCGTGAAGAGGTATTGAAGAATGCACCAGACAAACAAGATGGACAAGTTCGCGTTCCATCGATCTTGGACTAA